The following proteins come from a genomic window of Triticum aestivum cultivar Chinese Spring chromosome 6A, IWGSC CS RefSeq v2.1, whole genome shotgun sequence:
- the LOC123129408 gene encoding serine/threonine-protein phosphatase 7 long form homolog, which produces MAPTLQDVSYLLGLPLAGAAIGPLEAESGWQAAMQTRFLAAVPTARAIDNDPHGPLFRWLSQFQIVSLGHPDVQLSEAQIDRSLEAYILWLFGKTMFTENHVTTVDARLIGIAREIADARCPADILQRSFGSAVLAATYRGLCKACLLKSRKSSLVGCPLLLQLWSYERFPIGRPYVYIDKPFGLEDLAGTYVPAIGDLPTMGSVWTRREFAHTQVRGCYPSFMAQFDSLHEDQVIWEPYSPQAISSRYPVGISGLCTRDRHFWMTKAKLVFDVTVEEMSLHRVMRQFGLYQEPAIPDIPHLPDHVHKDSRLGGNKSMTYWLESITPYVDEWTTAATNIWGEVRPFNWEMFGLYLQRYRHTTRIYLVPSAATDQIEAPLTSDMYPTASVVGTRHHAGDLTVQAREEVSALMRRFQRGETIPPREGVSWLRRLDDKLRGIYAAVTCRRTSDVALPPPAHPREIFLP; this is translated from the exons ATGGCGCCTACTTTACAGGATGTGTCTTACTTGTTGGGATTACCTCTGGCCGGTGCTGCCATAGGTCCCTTAGAGGCAGAATCTGGGTGGCAAGCAGCGATGCAGACCCGTTTTTTGGCTGCAGTCCCGACTGCTAGGGCTATAGACAACGATCCTCATGGACCTCTTTTTAGATGGTTGAGCCAGTTTCAG ATTGTCTCGTTAGGACATCCCGACGTTCAGTTGTCGGAGGCTCAGATTGACCGGTCCCTAGAGGCATATATTCTTTGGCTATTCGGCAAGACAATGTTTACGGAGAACCACGTGACCACTGTCGATGCACGACTCATCGGTATTGCACGAGAGATAGCTGACGCACGTTGCCCTGCGGATATTCTACAGAGGAGTTTTGGTTCTGCTGTGTTGGCGGCTACGTACAGAGGCCTGTGCAAAGCTTGCTTGTTGAAGTCTAGAAAATCTAGTCTTGTTGGATGTCCATTATTGTTGCAGCTTTGGTCATACGAGAGGTTCCCTATTGGACGACCCTATGTCTACATTGATAAACCTTTTGGTTTGGAGGACTTAGCTGGGACTTATGTGCCTGCTATCGGCGACTTACCTACTATGGGATCTGTTTGGACACGGCGAGAG TTTGCGCATACTCAGGTTAGGGGATGCTACCCGTCCTTCATGGCGCAGTTTGATAGTTTGCACGAGGATCAAGTTATTTGGGAGCCATACTCGCCTCAGGCTATATCATCGAGGTACCCAGTTGGGATTTCTGGATTGTGCACTAGAGATCGGCACTTttggatgaccaaggccaagttggTGTTCGACGTGACGGTTGAGGAGATGTCTCTTCATAGGGTGATGAGACAGTTCGGTCTATATCAAGAGCCTGCGATTCCAGATATTCCACACTTGCCAGACCACGTGCACAA GGACAGTCGCCTAGGAGGAAACAAGTCCATGACTTATTGGCTTGAGAGCATTACCCCTTACGTTGACGAATGGACTACCGCTGCGACAAATATCTGGGGTGAGGTTCGGCCCTTTAACTGGGAAATGTTTGGGTTGTATCTGCAGCGTTACCGGCATACAACGAGGATCTACTTGGTTCCATCAGCTGCTACTGATCAGATCGAAGCCCCTCTCACCAGCGATATGTACCCAACTGCCTCTGTTGTGGGAACCAGACACCACGCG GGTGACTTGACAGTACAGGCGCGAGAGGAGGTTTCCGCTTTAATGCGGCGCTTTCAGAGGGGAGAAACTATCCCACCGCGAGAGGGCGTCTCATGGTTGAGGCGTCTTGATGACAAGCTACGCGGGATTTACGCAGCTGTCACGTGTAGACGGACTTCGGATGTTGCACTTCCTCCTCCAGCACATC ccagggagatcTTCCTgccatga